From Tepidibacillus fermentans, one genomic window encodes:
- a CDS encoding DUF1694 domain-containing protein, translated as MDDKTKQIHIHEVKDIIEEETRSQFLQKSAINKYLLKDQPIGLEKNSAYLGVNPEQIVYSYTFDQLNETSTYEKIAQAMKNREVKKAIIHSDLAIEGITRIIKEAEVYHIPFTIVKDPAFKGDVGLELIR; from the coding sequence ATGGATGATAAAACAAAACAGATTCATATACATGAGGTTAAAGATATCATTGAAGAAGAAACAAGAAGCCAATTTCTGCAAAAGAGTGCCATAAACAAATACTTGCTAAAGGATCAACCAATAGGTTTGGAGAAGAATTCAGCGTATTTGGGGGTTAACCCAGAACAAATAGTTTATTCCTACACCTTTGACCAACTAAATGAAACAAGTACCTATGAAAAAATCGCTCAAGCTATGAAAAATAGGGAAGTAAAAAAAGCGATCATTCATAGTGATTTAGCGATTGAAGGAATTACACGAATTATAAAAGAAGCCGAGGTATATCATATTCCCTTTACCATCGTTAAGGACCCAGCATTTAAGGGAGATGTCGGATTAGAATTGATACGCTAA